The Brassica oleracea var. oleracea cultivar TO1000 chromosome C6, BOL, whole genome shotgun sequence genome includes a region encoding these proteins:
- the LOC106299862 gene encoding LOW QUALITY PROTEIN: uncharacterized protein LOC106299862 (The sequence of the model RefSeq protein was modified relative to this genomic sequence to represent the inferred CDS: deleted 1 base in 1 codon), with protein sequence MSDHQILESSLLDDLFHIPAETIVEEFREKDDTFRAQSESKGKEVVIVLHDEDVHGSSSGAAKKQERNANERLRRMRLHASYLTLGTLLPDQSSSSKKKWCAPSIMDRVVTYIPKLLNEVEELTIRKKKLAEDIESEKSQRLERQDPQTRAISVLELGESGDEVVVQISMKKEKEDEFSNLLNVMEMQGSSILSASTSLVCRDQRVVCYNLHVKMDEKPCEGDDYITVLKNNITSSLSDNTKCK encoded by the exons ATGTCCGACCATCAGATTTTAGAATCCAGTTTACTCGACGATCTCTTCCATATCCCTGCAGAAACAATCGTTGAGGAGTTCCGAGAGAAGGACGACACTTTTCGAGCTCAGTCAGAAAGCAAAGGGAAGGAAGTAGTAATAGTGTTGCATGATGAAGATGTTCATGGCTCATCAAGTGGTGCCGCAAAGAAACAAGAACGTAACGCCAATGAGCGTCTAAGGAGGATGAGACTTCATGCCTCCTACCTCACTCTCGGCACTCTTCTTCCTGATCAATCCTCTTCCTCCAAG AAGAAATGGTGTGCACCGTCTATAATGGATAGGGTGGTCACTTACATTCCTAAGCTACTTAATGAAGTTGAAGAGCTAACTATCAGAAAGAAAAAGCTTGCAGAAGATATCGAGAGCGAGAAGTCCCAGAGATTGGAGCGGCAAGATCCTCAAACTCGAGCGATCTCGGTTCTTGAACTGGGGGAATCAGGTGATGAGGTTGTTGTACAGATAAGCATGAAAAAGGAAAAAGAAGACGAGTTCTCGAACTTGCTTAACGTAATGGAGATGCAAGGTTCAAGTATTTTAAGTGCTTCTACATCTCTAGTGTGCCGAGATCAAAGGGTGGTTTGCTACAACTTACATGTTAAG ATGGATGAGAAGCCATGTGAAGGTGATGACTACATCACAGTGTTGAAGAACAACATCACTTCTTCCCTCTCT GACAACACAAAATGCAAATGA
- the LOC106300635 gene encoding pentatricopeptide repeat-containing protein At1g71210, whose product MLLRRRILSLTASLRSYNHNTRDALSPPSSSNFSSYAKPPIAAGDILIREVKHWFKRDAPPQSHDLINRICDILKSPSSDGDDRAFYHHLTSLRLRLTEKFVLDVLNHTRYDLHSCLKFFDWAAHQPSFHHTRATFHAIFKILRGANHFRLIVEFLDGSDGFEGYRHSLRLCDALVIGYAVAGRTDVALQHFGHMRFRGLDLDTFGYHVLLNALVEEKCFDTVDVIHDQISARGFVCAVTHSILVKKLCRQGELDEAEAYLRALLPDDPDGCGAGLGILIDSLCSQEKFQKATKLLDDIKVVGTVPMDRAYSIWIKSLIGAGLLDNIEGFLQQISPLEGCEIEVVRYNSLISKLLKENNLGSVYDILTEMMVRGVLPNKKTMNAALCFFCKAGLVDEALELYRSRSEIGFAPTSMSYSYLVRTLCADRRVEQAYDVFKGAMDRGHFLGAKTFCILANALCWNGKAEMAKELVIVASERDALPKFLGGCKVIPALCDAGKVDDAILINELFNRSGVATTFGMFVSLIYGTIRLMRGDKAAKLIVRMQEKGYTPTYSLYRNVIRCVCAMESGDRSCFTTLLNYQLSRWEHKVGTYNLFIEGAGFAGNPKLARLVYDLIGRNGFTPTLDSNILMLQCYLKNERIADALHFFYELREKGEVKRRLYHVMIVGLCRGNRLDDAMHFLEEMKGEGRHPSIECYEVLVQKLCNRERYEEAVGLVNEFRKSGRRITSFIGNVLLYNAIKSKGVYEAWTRMRDVEEKIPEMKALGELIGVFSGRIEMEGELKRLDEVIEKCYPLDMYTYNMLLKRVVMNQAEDAFELVERIARRGYKPNQRTERILDRARRILGNLNSRANLVRSGWDSRQGQLEY is encoded by the coding sequence ATGCTCCTCAGGCGGAGGATACTATCGCTCACGGCGTCGCTCAGGAGCTACAACCACAATACCCGCGACGCTCTCTCTCCACCTTCTTCTAGTAACTTCTCTTCCTACGCGAAACCTCCAATCGCCGCCGGAGACATCCTAATCCGCGAAGTGAAACACTGGTTCAAACGCGACGCGCCTCCGCAAAGCCACGACCTAATCAACCGCATCTGCGACATCCTCAAATCCCCCTCGAGCGACGGAGATGACCGCGCCTTCTACCACCACCTCACCTCCCTCCGCCTCCGCCTCACGGAGAAGTTCGTCCTCGACGTGCTCAACCACACGCGCTACGACCTCCACTCGTGCCTCAAATTCTTCGACTGGGCCGCTCACCAGCCCAGCTTCCACCACACGCGCGCCACGTTCCACGCCATCTTCAAGATCCTCCGCGGCGCCAACCACTTCCGCCTCATCGTCGAGTTCCTAGACGGGAGCGACGGCTTCGAAGGCTACCGCCACTCGCTCCGTCTCTGCGACGCGCTCGTGATCGGATACGCCGTCGCCGGGCGCACCGACGTGGCGCTCCAGCACTTCGGGCACATGAGGTTTCGAGGCTTGGATTTGGATACGTTTGGGTATCACGTGCTGCTGAACGCGCTTGTGGAGGAGAAGTGTTTCGATACCGTTGATGTGATCCACGATCAGATCTCCGCGCGTGGGTTTGTCTGCGCGGTCACGCATTCGATTTTGGTTAAGAAGTTGTGTAGGCAAGGGGAGCTTGATGAGGCCGAAGCGTATCTACGCGCCTTGCTCCCTGATGATCCTGATGGTTGTGGAGCTGGGCTAGGGATTCTGATTGATTCTCTATGCTCTCAAGAGAAGTTTCAGAAAGCTACTAAGTTGTTAGATGATATCAAAGTGGTGGGAACAGTTCCTATGGACCGTGCTTATAGCATTTGGATTAAGTCTCTTATAGGAGCTGGATTGTTGGATAATATCGAAGGTTTCTTGCAGCAGATTAGTCCTTTGGAAGGTTGTGAGATAGAGGTTGTTAGGTATAACTCTTTGATCTCTAAGCTTTTGAAAGAGAACAATCTTGGGAGTGTGTATGATATCTTGACGGAGATGATGGTGCGTGGTGTTTTACCTAACAAGAAAACGATGAATGCAGCTTTATGCTTCTTTTGCAAAGCGGGATTAGTAGATGAAGCTCTTGAGTTGTACCGGTCGAGGTCTGAGATTGGATTCGCTCCTACCTCCATGTCTTACAGCTACCTGGTTCGCACGCTCTGTGCAGACAGGCGTGTGGAGCAAGCTTATGATGTCTTTAAAGGAGCGATGGACCGAGGGCATTTTCTCGGCGCGAAGACGTTTTGTATACTTGCAAACGCTTTGTGCTGGAACGGGAAGGCTGAGATGGCGAAGGAGCTTGTTATCGTTGCATCAGAACGCGACGCGTTGCCTAAGTTTCTAGGCGGTTGCAAGGTTATACCTGCTCTCTGCGATGCTGGGAAAGTGGACGACGCTATTTTGATTAACGAGCTGTTTAACAGAAGCGGCGTAGCCACCACGTTTGGAATGTTCGTCAGCTTGATATACGGGACGATCAGGTTGATGAGGGGAGACAAAGCTGCTAAACTCATCGTCAGAATGCAGGAGAAGGGATACACTCCGACCTATAGTCTCTATCGAAATGTCATTCGATGTGTTTGCGCGATGGAAAGCGGTGACAGAAGCTGTTTCACCACGTTGCTTAATTATCAGTTGTCTCGTTGGGAACACAAAGTTGGAACCTACAATCTCTTCATCGAAGGAGCAGGGTTTGCAGGGAACCCGAAACTTGCGAGATTAGTGTATGATCTGATAGGTAGAAACGGTTTCACGCCGACGCTGGATTCGAACATCCTCATGCTTCAGTGTTATCTCAAAAACGAAAGAATCGCTGACGCCCTCCACTTTTTCTATGAACTGCGGGAAAAAGGTGAGGTCAAAAGGAGACTATACCATGTAATGATCGTTGGCCTCTGTAGAGGGAATAGATTGGATGACGCTATGCATTTCTTGGAAGAGATGAAGGGAGAAGGGAGACATCCTAGTATCGAGTGCTACGAAGTGCTCGTACAGAAGCTATGCAACAGAGAAAGGTATGAGGAGGCGGTTGGGTTAGTTAATGAGTTCAGGAAAAGTGGGCGGCGTATTACATCCTTCATCGGTAATGTTCTTTTGTATAACGCGATAAAGAGCAAAGGGGTGTATGAAGCGTGGACACGGATGAGAGATGTGGAAGAGAAGATCCCTGAGATGAAGGCTCTTGGTGAGTTGATAGGAGTGTTCTCAGGGAGAATCGAAATGGAAGGAGAACTGAAGCGGTTAGATGAAGTTATAGAGAAGTGCTATCCTCTGGATATGTACACGTACAATATGCTGTTGAAAAGGGTTGTGATGAATCAGGCGGAAGATGCGTTTGAGTTGGTTGAAAGAATAGCTCGAAGAGGGTATAAGCCTAATCAACGGACTGAAAGGATCCTTGATCGGGCTCGGCGCATACTAGGTAATCTCAATTCTCGGGCAAACTTAGTGAGGAGTGGTTGGGACAGCAGACAAGGGCAGCTTGAATATTGA
- the LOC106299259 gene encoding uncharacterized protein LOC106299259 isoform X2: MAKPKRDELNQILSSYLNTINDTLQLFKHSPPPTQVKINWNDVLQMSDHLSRQATIVGMLWTGEPPKAEALKETMESYYNTLQGFLLLCHGSMVGAGPTLSSSIQASVKQIVDSSFKLLHDSVSLYESCRV, from the exons ATGGCGAAACCAAAGAGAGACGAACTGAATCAAATCCTTTCTAGTTATCTCAACACCATTAACGATACTCTCCAG TTGTTCAAGCACTCACCGCCTCCGACACAAGTCAAAATAAACTGGAACGATGTACTTCAGATGTCTGATCACCTCTCCAGACAAGCCACCATAG TGGGAATGCTATGGACTGGAGAACCTCCAAAAGCTGAAGCATTGAAAGAGACAATGGAGTCATACTACAACACCCTTCAAGGATTCTTGCTGCTTTGCCATGGAAGCATGGTTGGTGCTGGTCCTACACTTTCTTCATCCATACAAGCCTCTGTGAAGCAGATTGTTGATTCCAGCTTCAAGTTGCTGCATGATTCTGTCTCCTTATACG AAAGCTGCAGAGTTTGA
- the LOC106299259 gene encoding uncharacterized protein LOC106299259 isoform X1, translating to MAKPKRDELNQILSSYLNTINDTLQLFKHSPPPTQVKINWNDVLQMSDHLSRQATIVGMLWTGEPPKAEALKETMESYYNTLQGFLLLCHGSMVGAGPTLSSSIQASVKQIVDSSFKLLHDSVSLYDSIFKSWSTVKICSTSLDSMALSRRVL from the exons ATGGCGAAACCAAAGAGAGACGAACTGAATCAAATCCTTTCTAGTTATCTCAACACCATTAACGATACTCTCCAG TTGTTCAAGCACTCACCGCCTCCGACACAAGTCAAAATAAACTGGAACGATGTACTTCAGATGTCTGATCACCTCTCCAGACAAGCCACCATAG TGGGAATGCTATGGACTGGAGAACCTCCAAAAGCTGAAGCATTGAAAGAGACAATGGAGTCATACTACAACACCCTTCAAGGATTCTTGCTGCTTTGCCATGGAAGCATGGTTGGTGCTGGTCCTACACTTTCTTCATCCATACAAGCCTCTGTGAAGCAGATTGTTGATTCCAGCTTCAAGTTGCTGCATGATTCTGTCTCCTTATACG ATTCAATATTCAAATCTTGGAGCACAGTAAAGATTTGTTCAACGTCGTTGGACTCCATGGCTTTGTCTAGACGAGTCTTGTGA